One Acidimicrobiia bacterium genomic region harbors:
- a CDS encoding DegV family protein, with the protein MPVRIVSDSACDLPPALCDELGIEIVPLSIRFGADELVDRVELTTAAFWERLGRTTVLPETAAPSVGAFETTFRDLHEGGADGIVCVNLSSKMSATMQSAQIASKSLDGVCPVRVFDSESASMGIGMLALRAARLANDGADVDTIVTALEDARTRAHALFTLDTLEYLRKGGRIGGAQALLGSMLSIKPVITVKDGEVSPVAKVRTRSKALRHVVDQVKERPVESLFVMHANAPDVDAFVAMFEPIVENAEIVVGEIGPVVGVHTGPGVIGVTWFEGH; encoded by the coding sequence ATGCCAGTTCGGATCGTGAGCGACAGTGCCTGCGATCTCCCGCCCGCGCTCTGCGACGAGCTCGGCATCGAGATCGTGCCGCTCTCGATCCGTTTCGGTGCCGACGAGCTCGTCGACCGGGTCGAGCTCACGACGGCCGCGTTCTGGGAGCGCCTCGGTCGGACGACGGTCCTCCCCGAGACGGCTGCGCCGTCGGTGGGCGCGTTCGAGACGACGTTCCGCGATCTGCACGAAGGCGGCGCCGACGGCATCGTGTGCGTCAACCTCTCGTCGAAGATGTCGGCGACGATGCAGTCGGCGCAGATCGCGTCGAAGTCGCTCGACGGTGTGTGCCCCGTCAGAGTCTTCGACTCCGAGAGCGCGTCGATGGGCATCGGCATGCTCGCGTTGCGCGCCGCGCGCCTCGCGAACGACGGCGCCGACGTCGACACGATCGTCACCGCGCTCGAAGACGCGCGCACCCGCGCCCACGCGCTGTTCACGCTCGACACGCTCGAGTACCTCCGCAAGGGCGGGCGCATCGGTGGCGCGCAGGCGCTGCTCGGATCGATGCTCTCGATCAAGCCGGTGATCACGGTCAAGGACGGCGAGGTGTCGCCGGTCGCGAAGGTGCGCACGCGCTCGAAGGCGTTGCGTCACGTCGTCGATCAGGTCAAGGAACGCCCCGTCGAGTCGCTGTTCGTGATGCACGCGAACGCGCCCGACGTCGACGCCTTCGTCGCGATGTTCGAACCGATCGTCGAGAACGCGGAGATCGTCGTCGGCGAGATCGGACCGGTCGTCGGCGTGCACACCGGCCCCGGCGTCATCGGCGTCACCTGGTTCGAGGGCCACTGA